One stretch of Mycolicibacterium fallax DNA includes these proteins:
- a CDS encoding DUF2628 domain-containing protein, with product MTQPSSKYAALPAIWQYRFDFYDRYGAPSSPSARAALARLTLAPRLTMKVNVWGFLFAALYFFVKGMWRKGLTLLAINLTIPLVLSAAEWPAALGQLGNLVTGVTAMLTANYAYYLHVVAHSRSWNPLEGLGRRIDV from the coding sequence ATGACCCAACCGTCCTCGAAGTACGCCGCGCTGCCGGCCATCTGGCAGTACCGGTTCGACTTCTACGATCGCTACGGCGCGCCGTCGTCGCCGAGCGCCCGGGCGGCGCTGGCCCGGCTGACGCTGGCGCCCCGGCTGACCATGAAGGTCAACGTCTGGGGCTTCCTGTTCGCCGCGCTGTACTTCTTCGTCAAGGGCATGTGGCGCAAGGGCCTGACCCTGCTGGCGATCAACCTCACCATCCCGCTGGTGCTGTCCGCCGCCGAGTGGCCCGCGGCGCTGGGTCAGCTCGGCAACCTGGTCACCGGCGTCACCGCGATGCTGACCGCGAACTACGCCTACTACCTGCATGTGGTGGCCCACAGCCGGTCCTGGAACCCACTGGAGGGCCTGGGCCGGCGGATCGACGTCTGA
- a CDS encoding acyl-CoA dehydrogenase family protein, whose amino-acid sequence MSATHTVFNQVPPLCGYNPATSPVLSEALVREGGGWGAEEVFELGALSGTATAERWGELADRNVPILHTHDRYGHRIDEIEYDPAYHELMRTAVAHGLHAAPWADDRPGAHVVRAVKNGVWTVEPGHLCPISMTYAVVPALRANPELAARYEPLLTSRVYDPELVVPAGKAGITAGMSMTEKQGGSDVRAGTTQAVPNGDGSYRLTGHKWFTSAAMSDIFLVLAQAPGGLSCFLLPRVLPDGTRNGMHIARLKDKLGNRANASSEIEYDGAIAWPVGEEGRGVRTIIEMVNLTRLDCALGSATSMRQGLARAMHHTTHRKAFGAYLIDQPLMRNVLADLAVEAEAATMLAVRMAGATDRAVRGDERETLLRRIGLAAAKYWICKQATAHAAEAMECFGGNGYAEESGMPRIYREAPLMGIWEGSGNVSALDTLRAMVTKPECVEVLFDELADPAARDPRLAAHVAGLRRQLGDAATLEYRARRVAEDIALALQGALLVDHGHPAVAEAFLSTRLDGRRGGAYGTLPTGLDLAPILERALVKGV is encoded by the coding sequence ATGTCGGCCACCCACACCGTGTTCAACCAGGTCCCGCCGCTGTGCGGGTACAACCCCGCCACCTCGCCGGTGCTGTCCGAGGCGCTGGTGCGCGAGGGCGGCGGCTGGGGCGCCGAGGAGGTCTTCGAGCTCGGCGCGCTGTCGGGTACCGCGACCGCCGAACGCTGGGGCGAGCTGGCCGACCGCAACGTGCCGATCCTGCACACCCACGATCGGTACGGCCACCGGATCGACGAGATCGAGTACGACCCCGCCTATCACGAGCTGATGCGGACCGCCGTCGCGCACGGCCTGCACGCCGCGCCGTGGGCCGACGACCGGCCCGGCGCGCACGTCGTGCGCGCGGTGAAGAACGGGGTCTGGACCGTCGAACCCGGCCACCTGTGCCCGATCTCGATGACCTACGCCGTGGTTCCCGCGCTGCGGGCCAACCCGGAGCTGGCCGCCCGCTACGAGCCGCTGCTGACCTCCCGGGTGTACGACCCCGAACTCGTCGTCCCGGCCGGCAAGGCGGGCATCACCGCCGGCATGTCGATGACCGAGAAGCAGGGCGGCTCCGACGTGCGCGCCGGAACCACCCAGGCGGTGCCCAACGGCGACGGCAGCTACCGGCTGACCGGGCACAAGTGGTTCACCTCGGCCGCGATGAGCGACATCTTCCTGGTGCTGGCGCAGGCGCCGGGCGGGTTGAGCTGCTTCCTGTTGCCGCGGGTGCTGCCCGACGGCACTCGCAACGGGATGCACATCGCGCGGCTCAAGGACAAGCTCGGCAACCGCGCGAACGCCTCCAGCGAGATCGAGTACGACGGCGCGATCGCCTGGCCGGTCGGCGAGGAGGGCAGGGGAGTGCGGACCATCATCGAGATGGTCAATCTGACCCGGCTGGACTGTGCGCTGGGCAGCGCCACCTCGATGCGCCAGGGCCTGGCCCGGGCGATGCACCACACCACCCACCGCAAGGCCTTCGGCGCCTACCTGATCGACCAGCCGCTGATGCGCAACGTGCTCGCCGACCTGGCCGTCGAGGCCGAGGCGGCCACCATGCTGGCGGTCCGGATGGCCGGTGCCACCGACCGCGCGGTCCGCGGCGATGAGCGGGAGACCCTGCTGCGCCGGATCGGCCTGGCCGCCGCCAAGTACTGGATCTGCAAGCAGGCCACCGCGCACGCCGCCGAGGCGATGGAATGCTTCGGCGGCAACGGCTACGCCGAGGAATCCGGCATGCCGCGGATCTACCGGGAAGCGCCGCTGATGGGCATCTGGGAGGGCTCCGGCAACGTCAGCGCGCTGGACACCCTGCGCGCCATGGTCACCAAGCCCGAATGCGTCGAGGTGCTGTTCGACGAGCTGGCCGACCCGGCCGCCCGGGACCCGCGGCTGGCCGCACACGTGGCCGGTCTGCGCCGACAGCTCGGCGACGCCGCAACCCTGGAATACCGGGCCCGCCGGGTCGCCGAGGACATCGCGCTGGCGCTGCAGGGCGCCCTGCTGGTCGACCACGGGCATCCGGCGGTCGCCGAGGCGTTCCTGAGCACCCGGCTCGACGGCAGGCGGGGCGGCGCCTACGGCACCCTGCCGACCGGCCTCGACCTGGCGCCGATCCTGGAACGGGCCCTGGTCAAGGGTGTCTGA
- a CDS encoding PaaX family transcriptional regulator C-terminal domain-containing protein codes for MSERRLTARSVVLSVLLGAHPACATAADLIRLTDGFGIRESTLRVALTRMVAAGDLIRCDDGYRLADRLRERQRRQDAALVPRTEPWDGDWSTLVITAVGADARSRAALRGRLREARFGELREGIWLRPANLAPDPELRAELAGRARELRARDADPAGLAATLWDLPGWSAAGHRLLAAMAAAPDVPARFTVAAATVRLLRSDPVLPAELLPGGWPGDELRVAYRDFAVEFAARGRTVAVP; via the coding sequence GTGTCTGAGCGCCGCCTCACCGCCCGCTCGGTGGTGCTTTCGGTGCTGCTGGGCGCCCATCCGGCGTGCGCGACCGCGGCCGACCTGATCCGGCTGACCGACGGCTTCGGCATCCGGGAGTCGACGCTGCGGGTCGCGTTGACCCGGATGGTCGCCGCCGGTGACCTGATCCGCTGCGACGACGGCTACCGGCTCGCCGACCGGCTGCGGGAACGCCAGCGCCGCCAGGACGCCGCGCTGGTGCCCCGGACGGAGCCCTGGGACGGCGACTGGAGCACGCTGGTGATCACCGCCGTCGGCGCCGACGCCCGATCCCGGGCGGCGCTGCGCGGCCGGCTGCGCGAGGCCCGATTCGGCGAGCTGCGCGAGGGCATCTGGCTGCGGCCGGCGAACCTGGCGCCGGACCCGGAGCTGCGGGCCGAACTGGCCGGCCGGGCGCGGGAGCTGCGCGCCCGGGATGCCGATCCGGCCGGCCTGGCCGCGACGCTGTGGGATCTGCCCGGCTGGTCGGCCGCGGGCCACCGGCTGCTGGCGGCGATGGCGGCGGCCCCGGACGTGCCGGCCCGGTTCACCGTCGCCGCGGCCACGGTGCGGCTGCTGCGCAGCGACCCGGTGCTGCCGGCCGAGCTGCTGCCCGGCGGCTGGCCCGGCGACGAGCTGCGCGTGGCCTACCGCGATTTCGCCGTCGAGTTCGCCGCCCGCGGCCGGACGGTCGCGGTGCCATGA
- a CDS encoding outer membrane protein assembly factor BamB family protein → MTRAELRAGAPRRRPVIVALCLGAGLLLLAAAIGFGHFSRTRASSSALPVVNLRWDASTPGFASWLAVVLGTLVLVAAVVAIAVGGRSWIVLAVVAGFAAPPFALSALPGNYAAITDDYLSSQRVPTAYLAWWFGLLGALLVAGGALGYLGRGRAIRPGALLGGGAAGLIAGLAAAVLVLPDGDPGRGFEATTAAAGGPAPPVPTDVGRVPAFTVRVDGIGEDAVRAAGAGFVVRTPDGVRAFDVSGQLRWAHRHRDWDATYLGVYDDGGTVVVRFDSGAHQAGVLVGLDAETGTLLWRTDDRVLVVAVTDTPGDTPTDGQAHYLVTFSGPNLTRIDTRTGRDLWRTDIGYPNSHLVAGTGADIGLFSGQVQQQDVAMRYLAVDPATGAIRHDIAVGRYPRWEGGGVSAEAAGRDGLVFAGGDGQPRYLNVATGRVFPLRPGALARGDGPDGFVTESPIFGGRTLGLYDGVDGRLRCSVDVQGTGGVTVAGLGSMLLIGTRDGVRAYRATDSGACAPLPGADLHVPADDLVVAPGALLVVDRKEGTITGYA, encoded by the coding sequence ATGACCCGTGCTGAGCTGCGCGCGGGCGCCCCGCGGCGCCGCCCGGTGATCGTCGCGCTCTGCCTCGGCGCCGGACTGCTGCTGCTGGCCGCGGCGATCGGGTTCGGGCACTTCAGCCGAACGCGGGCCAGCAGCAGTGCGCTGCCGGTGGTCAATCTGCGCTGGGACGCCAGCACCCCGGGGTTCGCCAGCTGGCTCGCGGTCGTCCTCGGCACCCTGGTGCTGGTGGCGGCCGTGGTGGCCATCGCGGTCGGCGGCCGGTCCTGGATCGTGCTGGCCGTCGTTGCCGGCTTCGCGGCGCCGCCCTTCGCGCTCAGTGCGCTACCCGGCAACTACGCCGCGATCACCGACGACTACCTGTCCTCGCAGCGGGTGCCGACGGCATACCTGGCGTGGTGGTTCGGGCTGCTCGGTGCGCTGCTGGTGGCCGGCGGCGCCCTCGGTTACCTGGGCCGGGGCCGCGCGATCCGTCCCGGCGCGCTGCTCGGCGGCGGCGCGGCCGGACTGATCGCGGGGCTGGCGGCCGCGGTGCTGGTGCTGCCCGACGGTGATCCGGGCCGGGGCTTCGAGGCGACGACGGCGGCGGCGGGGGGCCCGGCGCCCCCGGTGCCCACCGACGTGGGCCGGGTGCCGGCGTTCACCGTCCGGGTCGACGGCATCGGTGAGGACGCGGTCCGGGCCGCCGGGGCGGGGTTCGTGGTGCGCACCCCCGACGGGGTGCGGGCCTTCGATGTGTCCGGGCAGCTGCGCTGGGCGCACCGGCACCGGGACTGGGACGCCACGTACCTCGGCGTCTACGACGACGGCGGCACCGTCGTGGTGCGGTTCGATTCCGGGGCGCATCAGGCCGGTGTGCTGGTCGGCCTGGACGCCGAGACCGGGACGCTGCTGTGGCGCACCGACGACCGGGTGCTGGTGGTGGCCGTCACCGACACCCCCGGCGACACCCCCACCGACGGCCAGGCGCATTACCTCGTCACGTTCAGCGGACCGAACCTGACCCGGATCGACACCCGCACCGGCCGGGACCTGTGGCGCACCGACATCGGCTACCCGAACAGCCACCTGGTCGCAGGCACCGGCGCGGACATCGGGCTTTTCAGCGGCCAGGTGCAGCAGCAGGACGTCGCGATGCGCTACCTGGCGGTCGATCCGGCGACCGGCGCGATCCGGCACGACATTGCGGTCGGGCGGTATCCGCGGTGGGAGGGCGGTGGGGTGAGCGCCGAGGCCGCCGGTCGCGACGGCCTGGTCTTCGCCGGCGGCGACGGCCAGCCTCGGTATCTCAACGTGGCGACCGGGCGGGTCTTCCCGCTGCGCCCCGGCGCCCTGGCCCGCGGCGACGGCCCCGACGGGTTCGTCACCGAGTCGCCGATCTTCGGCGGCCGCACCCTCGGCCTGTACGACGGCGTCGACGGGCGGCTGCGGTGCAGCGTGGACGTCCAGGGCACCGGCGGTGTGACGGTGGCCGGGCTGGGCTCGATGCTGCTGATCGGCACCCGCGACGGCGTCCGGGCGTACCGCGCCACCGACTCCGGGGCGTGCGCGCCGCTGCCCGGCGCCGACCTGCACGTGCCCGCCGACGACCTGGTGGTGGCGCCCGGCGCGCTGCTCGTCGTCGACCGTAAAGAAGGCACCATCACCGGCTACGCCTGA
- a CDS encoding crotonase/enoyl-CoA hydratase family protein has product MTAGGLRVQRDGAVTTIIMNRPGARNAVNRSAAAELYAAFAEFDADETAAVAVLCGDDGTFCAGADLKAFGTPEMNRVEPDGPGPMGPTRMQLSKPVIAAVSGYAVAGGLELALWCDLRVAESDATFGVFCRRWGVPLIDGGTVRLPRLIGHGRAMDLILTGRAVGAAEALDIGLVNRVVEPGQARAVAEELAAELAALPQRCLRADRRSAIEQWGMSEADALAGEFAGAAGVAEESVAGARRFADGAGRHGAQA; this is encoded by the coding sequence ATGACCGCGGGTGGACTGCGGGTGCAGCGCGACGGCGCGGTCACCACGATCATCATGAACCGGCCCGGCGCGCGCAACGCGGTGAACCGGTCGGCGGCCGCGGAACTGTATGCCGCGTTCGCCGAGTTCGACGCCGACGAGACCGCCGCGGTCGCGGTGCTCTGCGGCGACGACGGCACCTTCTGCGCGGGCGCGGACCTCAAGGCGTTCGGCACCCCGGAGATGAACCGCGTCGAGCCAGACGGTCCCGGCCCGATGGGACCGACCCGGATGCAGCTGTCCAAGCCGGTGATCGCCGCGGTCAGCGGCTACGCGGTGGCCGGCGGCCTGGAACTGGCGCTGTGGTGCGATCTGCGCGTCGCCGAGTCCGACGCCACCTTCGGCGTGTTCTGCCGGCGCTGGGGGGTGCCGCTGATCGACGGCGGCACGGTGCGGCTGCCCCGGCTGATCGGACACGGCCGCGCGATGGACCTGATCCTGACCGGCCGCGCCGTCGGCGCGGCCGAGGCCCTCGACATCGGCCTGGTCAACCGGGTCGTCGAGCCGGGACAGGCCCGGGCGGTGGCCGAGGAACTCGCCGCCGAACTGGCCGCCCTGCCGCAGCGCTGCCTGCGCGCGGACCGGCGCTCGGCGATCGAGCAGTGGGGGATGAGCGAGGCCGACGCGCTGGCCGGCGAGTTCGCCGGTGCGGCCGGGGTGGCCGAGGAGTCGGTCGCCGGGGCCCGGCGGTTCGCCGACGGGGCGGGCCGGCACGGCGCGCAAGCCTAA
- a CDS encoding DNA-directed RNA polymerase subunit beta': MLDVNFFDELRIGLATAEDIRNWSYGEVKKPETINYRTLKPEKDGLFCEKIFGPTRDWECYCGKYKRVRFKGIICERCGVEVTRAKVRRERMGHIELAAPVTHIWYFKGVPSRLGYLLDLAPKDLEKIIYFAAYVITAVDTEMRHNELSTLEAEMVVEKKRVEDQRDLDLAERSQKLEADLAELEAEGAKSDVKRKVRDGGEREMRQLRDRAQRELDRLDEIWTTFVKLAPKQLIIDENLYREIVDRYGEYFEGSMGAESIQKLIQTFDIDAEAELLRDIIKNGKGQKKLRALKRLKVVAAFQQSGNSPMGMVLDAVPVIPPELRPMVQLDGGRFATSDLNDLYRRVINRNNRLKRLIDLGAPEIIVNNEKRMLQESVDALFDNGRRGRPVTGPGNRPLKSLSDLLKGKQGRFRQNLLGKRVDYSGRSVIVVGPQLKLHQCGLPKLMALELFKPFVMKRLVDLNHAQNIKSAKRMVERQRAQVWDVLEEVIAEHPVLLNRAPTLHRLGIQAFEPQLVEGKAIQLHPLVCEAFNADFDGDQMAVHLPLSAEAQAEARILMLSSNNILSPASGRPLAMPRLDMVTGLYFLTTEIADSPGAYAPADADGPEAGVYSSPAEAIMAMDRGALSARAPIKVRLTHQRPAAAVETELFGANGWRPGDAWIAETTLGRVLFNELLPMGYPFVNAQMHKKVQAAIINDLAERYPMIVVAQTVDKLKDAGFHWATRSGVTVSMADVLVPPQKKEILDHYEGEADAIEKQYQRGKLNHEERNEALVKIWQEATEKVGKALEDYYPEDNPITLLPKSGATGNLTQVRNLAGMKGLVTNPKGEYIPRPIKSSFREGLTVLEYFINTHGARKGLADTALRTADSGYLTRRLVDVSQDVIVREHDCGTERGITVTIAERQPDGTLIRDAHVETSAFARTLAADAVDANGAVIIERGHDLGDPAIDALLAAGITAVKVRSVLTCTTGTGVCATCYGRSMATGKLVDIGEAVGIVAAQSIGEPGTQLTMRTFHQGGVGGDITGGLPRVQELFEARVPRARAPIADVSGRVQLEEGDKFYKITVVPDDGGEEVVYDKLPRRQRLKVFKHEDGEERPLANGDHVEVGQQLMEGSADPHEVLRVQGPRAVQVHLVDEVQDVYRAQGVSIHDKHIEVIVRQMLRRVTIIDSGATEFLPGSLTERGEFESENRRVVAEGGEPAAGRPVLMGITKASLATDSWLSAASFQETTRVLTDAAINCRSDKLQGLKENVIIGKLIPAGTGISRYRNIQVEPTEEARAAAYTIPSYEDQYYSPDFGQSTGAAVPLDDYGYSDYR; this comes from the coding sequence GTGCTAGACGTCAACTTCTTCGATGAGCTCCGCATCGGCCTGGCCACCGCGGAGGACATCCGTAACTGGTCCTACGGCGAGGTCAAGAAGCCGGAGACCATCAACTACCGCACGCTCAAGCCCGAGAAGGACGGCCTGTTCTGCGAGAAGATCTTCGGACCGACTCGCGACTGGGAGTGCTACTGCGGCAAGTACAAGCGGGTCCGCTTCAAGGGCATCATCTGCGAGCGCTGCGGCGTCGAGGTGACCCGCGCCAAGGTGCGTCGTGAGCGGATGGGTCACATCGAGCTGGCCGCGCCGGTCACCCACATCTGGTACTTCAAGGGTGTGCCGAGCCGGCTGGGCTACCTGCTGGACCTGGCTCCCAAGGACCTGGAAAAGATCATCTACTTCGCGGCGTATGTGATCACCGCCGTCGACACCGAGATGCGCCACAACGAGCTGTCCACGCTCGAGGCGGAGATGGTGGTGGAGAAGAAGCGGGTCGAGGATCAGCGTGACCTCGACCTGGCCGAGCGCTCGCAGAAGCTGGAGGCCGACCTGGCCGAGCTGGAGGCCGAGGGCGCCAAGAGCGACGTCAAGCGCAAGGTGCGGGACGGCGGCGAGCGCGAGATGCGTCAGCTGCGGGACCGTGCCCAGCGTGAGCTGGACCGGCTCGACGAGATCTGGACCACCTTCGTCAAGCTCGCCCCCAAGCAGCTGATCATCGACGAGAACCTCTACCGCGAGATCGTCGACCGCTACGGCGAGTACTTCGAGGGCTCGATGGGCGCCGAGTCGATCCAGAAGCTCATCCAGACCTTCGACATCGACGCCGAAGCCGAGCTGCTGCGCGACATCATCAAGAACGGTAAGGGCCAGAAGAAGCTGCGTGCGCTCAAGCGACTGAAGGTCGTCGCCGCGTTCCAGCAGTCCGGCAACTCGCCGATGGGCATGGTGCTCGACGCCGTCCCGGTGATCCCGCCGGAGCTGCGTCCGATGGTGCAGCTCGACGGTGGCCGGTTCGCCACCAGCGACCTCAACGACCTGTACCGCCGGGTGATCAACCGCAATAACCGGCTCAAGCGACTGATCGACCTCGGCGCGCCCGAGATCATCGTCAACAACGAGAAGCGGATGCTGCAGGAGTCCGTCGACGCGCTGTTCGACAACGGCCGTCGCGGCCGGCCGGTCACCGGCCCGGGCAACCGCCCGCTCAAGTCGCTGTCCGATCTGCTCAAGGGCAAGCAGGGCCGGTTCCGGCAGAACCTGCTGGGCAAGCGCGTCGACTACTCGGGCCGCTCGGTCATCGTGGTCGGCCCGCAGCTCAAGCTGCACCAGTGCGGCCTGCCGAAGCTGATGGCGCTGGAGCTGTTCAAGCCGTTCGTGATGAAGCGGCTGGTCGACCTGAACCACGCGCAGAACATCAAGAGCGCCAAGCGGATGGTCGAGCGGCAGCGCGCCCAGGTGTGGGACGTGCTCGAAGAGGTCATCGCCGAACACCCGGTGCTGCTCAACCGCGCCCCCACGCTGCACCGCCTGGGCATCCAGGCCTTCGAGCCGCAGCTGGTGGAGGGCAAGGCCATCCAGCTGCACCCGCTGGTCTGTGAGGCGTTCAACGCCGACTTCGACGGTGACCAGATGGCCGTGCACCTGCCGCTGAGCGCCGAGGCGCAGGCCGAGGCCCGCATCCTGATGCTGTCCTCGAACAACATCCTGTCCCCGGCGTCCGGCCGCCCGCTGGCCATGCCCCGGCTGGACATGGTGACCGGGCTGTACTTCCTGACCACCGAGATCGCCGACTCCCCGGGGGCCTACGCCCCCGCCGACGCCGACGGCCCGGAGGCCGGCGTGTACAGCAGCCCGGCCGAGGCCATCATGGCGATGGACCGCGGTGCGCTGAGCGCCCGCGCGCCGATCAAGGTGCGGCTGACCCACCAGCGTCCGGCCGCCGCCGTGGAGACCGAGCTGTTCGGTGCCAACGGCTGGCGTCCCGGCGACGCCTGGATCGCCGAGACCACCCTGGGCCGGGTGCTCTTCAACGAGCTGCTGCCGATGGGCTACCCGTTCGTCAACGCGCAGATGCACAAGAAGGTGCAGGCGGCGATCATCAACGATCTCGCCGAGCGCTACCCGATGATCGTGGTCGCGCAGACCGTCGACAAGCTCAAGGACGCCGGCTTCCACTGGGCGACCCGCTCCGGCGTGACGGTCTCGATGGCCGACGTGCTGGTGCCGCCGCAGAAGAAGGAGATCCTCGACCACTACGAGGGCGAGGCCGACGCGATCGAGAAGCAGTACCAGCGCGGCAAGCTCAACCACGAGGAGCGCAACGAGGCCCTGGTCAAGATCTGGCAGGAGGCCACCGAGAAGGTCGGTAAGGCTCTGGAGGATTACTACCCGGAGGACAACCCGATCACCCTGCTGCCGAAGTCGGGTGCCACCGGCAACCTGACCCAGGTGCGCAACCTGGCCGGCATGAAGGGCCTGGTGACCAACCCGAAGGGCGAGTACATCCCGCGTCCGATCAAGTCTTCGTTCCGCGAGGGCCTGACGGTGCTGGAGTACTTCATCAACACCCACGGTGCCCGCAAGGGTCTGGCCGACACCGCGCTGCGTACCGCCGACTCGGGCTACCTGACCCGTCGTCTGGTGGACGTCAGCCAGGACGTCATCGTCCGCGAGCACGACTGCGGAACCGAGCGGGGCATCACCGTCACCATCGCCGAGCGTCAGCCCGACGGCACGCTGATCCGCGACGCTCACGTCGAGACCAGCGCGTTCGCCCGGACCCTGGCCGCCGACGCGGTCGACGCCAACGGCGCCGTGATCATCGAGCGCGGTCACGACCTGGGCGACCCGGCCATCGACGCGCTGCTGGCCGCGGGTATCACCGCGGTGAAGGTGCGTTCGGTGCTGACCTGCACGACCGGTACCGGGGTGTGCGCGACCTGCTACGGCCGCTCGATGGCGACCGGCAAGCTGGTCGACATCGGCGAGGCCGTCGGCATCGTCGCCGCGCAGTCCATCGGTGAGCCCGGCACGCAGCTGACCATGCGGACCTTCCACCAGGGTGGTGTCGGTGGCGACATCACCGGCGGTCTGCCGCGGGTGCAGGAGCTGTTCGAGGCCCGGGTGCCGCGGGCGCGGGCCCCAATCGCCGACGTCAGCGGCCGGGTGCAGCTGGAGGAGGGCGACAAGTTCTACAAGATCACCGTCGTCCCCGACGACGGCGGCGAGGAAGTCGTCTACGACAAGCTGCCGCGACGCCAGCGCCTGAAGGTGTTCAAGCACGAGGACGGCGAAGAGCGTCCGCTGGCCAACGGTGACCACGTCGAGGTCGGCCAGCAGCTGATGGAGGGCTCGGCCGATCCGCACGAGGTGCTGCGGGTGCAGGGTCCGCGTGCGGTGCAGGTCCACCTCGTCGACGAGGTGCAGGACGTGTACCGGGCGCAGGGCGTGTCGATCCACGACAAGCACATCGAGGTGATCGTCCGGCAGATGCTGCGCCGGGTGACCATCATCGACTCGGGCGCCACCGAGTTCCTGCCCGGTTCGCTGACCGAGCGCGGCGAGTTCGAGTCGGAGAACCGGCGCGTGGTGGCCGAGGGCGGCGAGCCCGCGGCCGGCCGTCCGGTGCTGATGGGCATCACCAAGGCGAGCCTGGCCACCGACTCCTGGCTGTCGGCGGCCTCCTTCCAGGAGACCACCCGGGTGCTGACCGATGCGGCGATCAACTGCCGCAGCGACAAGCTCCAGGGCCTGAAGGAGAACGTGATCATCGGCAAGCTGATCCCGGCCGGCACCGGCATCTCCCGGTACCGCAACATCCAGGTGGAGCCCACCGAGGAGGCCCGGGCGGCGGCGTACACGATCCCGTCCTACGAGGATCAGTACTACAGCCCGGACTTCGGTCAGAGCACCGGCGCCGCGGTTCCGCTGGACGACTACGGCTACAGCGACTACCGCTAG